A DNA window from Oligoflexus sp. contains the following coding sequences:
- a CDS encoding aminotransferase class V-fold PLP-dependent enzyme has translation MLQGPTLFQAENLGAFPNLSKLARQHWRPVSAQNRPPRAAPEISVEDKLRFLREQKIGRLTLLPSPRLWQGVVGEQSGPSLRAMLHLDYTASAQGLAFIERYMNECLTTYANTHTETSTTGRYSTCRLHEAIEIIRRHVGAGEDSFVVPAGYGATGAIEKIQKILGLYLSPKGQKLIREQLGVDLKQSLAEKIVVFVGPYEHHSNDVSWQDDALCTFVRIKALRDGPCSNDVDLEDLDRQLAKYPNHLKIGSFSAASNVTGIKSHLKDISDVLHRHQALFCVDYAACAPYADINMERDGIDAIFLSVHKNLGGANIGFLVGRRHLYDMTSNPSFGGGGTVAAVTPWEYHFHPSIEERESAGTPAIRQTWQAALSFQIKDWVGKEAIHRLENQLSEKMLQFFAQHPKLEILGNCDPQKRYPIFSFLVRHGQRKLHHTFVAVLLNDFFGVQARSGCACAGPFGHELLGIERDLSGKYVELILNILNGFKPGWTRIGTHYTMNKAELDYTRKALSAIGWFGALFLDQYRFDPYTGDWQHKFPSAAQPRLHLDDALTLQDSEHLLPQLADEESLEACWADQLEEFYLLASAQLGRLILEESAGRAAQVSLDQLATACYPLIKKQVEEFTTSEDSFLQELVQTLCPLLVPAGKTAEDCRRDIEQLLRGLLFAPEKQMHRFEGFDGIDTNLPFFFVAKDHLTRPIIWEKVRLSSCSRPLQSLPI, from the coding sequence ATGTTGCAAGGTCCGACGCTGTTTCAGGCCGAGAATCTCGGTGCTTTTCCAAACTTATCAAAATTGGCGCGCCAGCACTGGCGGCCTGTCAGCGCACAGAATCGGCCACCGCGCGCGGCACCCGAGATCAGCGTTGAAGATAAGCTGCGTTTTCTGCGCGAACAGAAAATCGGGCGGCTGACACTTCTGCCCAGTCCCAGGCTCTGGCAGGGCGTCGTTGGCGAACAAAGTGGCCCCTCTCTCCGGGCCATGCTGCACCTGGATTATACCGCTTCGGCTCAGGGCCTGGCCTTTATCGAACGCTATATGAATGAGTGTCTGACCACCTACGCCAACACTCATACAGAAACCTCCACTACCGGACGCTATTCCACCTGCCGTCTGCATGAGGCGATCGAAATCATTCGCCGCCATGTCGGTGCGGGCGAGGATAGTTTCGTGGTGCCCGCCGGCTATGGCGCTACGGGGGCCATTGAAAAAATTCAGAAGATCCTCGGCCTCTATCTTTCGCCGAAGGGGCAGAAACTGATTCGCGAGCAGCTCGGCGTGGATCTGAAGCAATCCCTCGCGGAAAAGATCGTGGTTTTCGTCGGGCCCTATGAACACCATTCGAATGATGTGTCGTGGCAGGATGATGCGCTCTGCACCTTTGTGCGGATCAAGGCTCTGCGCGACGGTCCCTGCAGCAACGATGTGGACCTTGAAGATCTGGATCGTCAGCTCGCGAAATATCCGAATCACCTGAAGATCGGATCGTTTTCCGCGGCGTCGAACGTCACGGGCATCAAAAGTCATCTGAAAGACATATCCGATGTCCTGCATCGGCACCAGGCTCTCTTCTGCGTGGATTATGCAGCATGCGCGCCTTACGCTGACATCAACATGGAACGCGACGGCATCGACGCCATCTTCCTTTCCGTCCATAAAAACCTGGGCGGCGCGAACATCGGCTTTCTGGTCGGTCGCCGTCACCTTTATGATATGACGAGCAACCCCAGTTTTGGCGGCGGCGGGACAGTCGCAGCCGTCACACCCTGGGAATATCACTTCCATCCGAGCATCGAGGAACGGGAATCCGCGGGCACGCCTGCGATTCGCCAGACCTGGCAGGCCGCGCTTTCCTTCCAAATCAAGGACTGGGTCGGCAAGGAGGCCATTCATCGCCTGGAAAATCAGCTCTCGGAAAAAATGCTGCAATTTTTCGCGCAGCATCCGAAGCTCGAAATCCTTGGCAACTGCGATCCCCAGAAACGCTATCCGATATTTTCGTTCCTGGTGCGCCACGGCCAAAGGAAATTGCATCACACCTTCGTCGCCGTGCTGCTGAATGATTTCTTCGGCGTCCAGGCCCGTTCGGGCTGCGCCTGCGCCGGCCCCTTCGGGCATGAACTCCTGGGCATCGAACGCGATCTCTCCGGCAAATACGTGGAACTGATTCTCAACATCCTGAACGGTTTCAAACCGGGCTGGACGCGCATCGGCACGCATTACACCATGAACAAGGCGGAGCTTGATTACACAAGGAAGGCCCTGAGCGCGATCGGCTGGTTCGGGGCGCTCTTCCTCGATCAGTATCGCTTCGATCCCTATACCGGCGATTGGCAGCATAAATTCCCGAGTGCCGCGCAGCCGCGCCTGCACCTGGATGATGCTCTGACCCTGCAAGACAGCGAGCATCTCCTTCCGCAATTGGCCGATGAAGAATCGCTTGAAGCCTGCTGGGCTGATCAGCTTGAAGAATTTTACCTGCTCGCGTCCGCACAGCTCGGCCGTTTGATTCTTGAGGAAAGCGCCGGTCGCGCCGCTCAGGTCTCGCTCGATCAGCTGGCGACCGCCTGCTATCCTTTGATCAAAAAACAGGTCGAGGAATTCACCACCAGTGAAGACAGTTTCCTGCAGGAACTGGTTCAAACCCTCTGCCCGCTGCTGGTACCCGCAGGTAAAACGGCCGAAGACTGCCGCCGGGATATCGAGCAGCTGCTGCGTGGTCTGCTCTTTGCACCGGAAAAGCAGATGCATCGCTTCGAAGGCTTCGATGGCATTGATACGAATCTGCCCTTCTTTTTCGTGGCGAAAGACCATCTGACCCGCCCCATCATCTGGGAAAAGGTCCGCCTGAGCAGCTGCAGCCGGCCTTTGCAATCCTTACCGATCTGA
- a CDS encoding SCO family protein, with protein sequence MQPGRSTDISLKALFVAGSLSLLALWWAWPRVQPNQKLRAEISQLVQFDPRSLPDFKLSGMKKPLTSMNLKGTWTLLYFGYSRCPDDCPTTLGALASVYRQMEALDQTHSLRLVMVSVAADDDAQRIQDFAASFHPRFEGYAGSWEEREKLFLFFDASVDMAPEQGPDQYFHAPNLFLVDPEAHHVATWNRLPEHETLHQELCSFINCP encoded by the coding sequence ATGCAGCCAGGACGATCCACCGACATTTCGCTGAAGGCCCTGTTTGTCGCAGGCAGCCTCAGTCTCCTTGCGCTCTGGTGGGCCTGGCCGCGGGTGCAGCCGAATCAGAAGCTGCGTGCGGAAATCTCTCAGCTCGTTCAATTCGATCCGCGCTCGCTGCCGGATTTTAAATTGAGTGGCATGAAAAAGCCGCTGACGAGCATGAATCTGAAAGGCACCTGGACTCTGCTCTACTTCGGTTACAGCCGCTGCCCTGACGACTGCCCCACCACTCTCGGGGCGCTGGCCAGTGTCTATCGACAGATGGAGGCCCTTGATCAAACGCATAGTCTGCGTCTCGTCATGGTCTCTGTCGCCGCCGATGATGATGCGCAGCGCATTCAGGATTTTGCAGCCTCGTTTCATCCACGATTTGAAGGCTATGCGGGGTCCTGGGAGGAAAGGGAAAAACTTTTTCTCTTCTTTGATGCCAGCGTGGATATGGCCCCGGAACAGGGACCCGATCAGTATTTTCATGCGCCTAATCTTTTTCTTGTCGATCCCGAAGCCCACCATGTCGCCACCTGGAATCGCTTGCCAGAACACGAAACTCTGCATCAGGAGCTTTGCAGTTTCATCAACTGCCCCTGA